AGAGAGCTCACAGGGTAGAGCGGTATAGAGCTCACAGGGTAGAGAGCTCACAGGGTAGAGCGGTATAGAGCTCACAGGGTAGAGAGCTCACAGGGTAGAGAGCTCACagggtagagaggtatagagctCACAGGATAGAGCGGTATAGAGCTCACAGGGTAGAGAGCTGAGTATACTGTCCACAGAGCTCATCGTGGTTAAAAGAGTCCACAAAATGCAGATATGATGGAAATAAAGTTCAATGAAATAGAAATGAACTGGCGAATGTTTGAATATGCATTCAGTTTTATAGAACAGACAGCGAGTGCTGATCAGTATGAAAGGCTACTTTACTTATGAACGGAAAAGGGCAAGACTGAAATAAAAACCATATGGCAATGGGAGATAAAATGATAACTAGTGTAAATTAGATACTATTGCCGAGCAACAGGatgggagagcaagagagggagggtgggggagtgtgagagagagagatatgataaTGAGGGGATATTTTCAGAATATTTAGCACCCAGTCTCCCCTCTGCCTAGCACCCAGTCTCCCCTCTGCCTAGCACCCAGTCTCCCCTCTGCCTagcaccccgtctcccctctgcctagcacccagtctcccctctgcctagcaccccgtctcccctctgcctagcaccccgtctcccctctgcctagcaccccgtctcccctctgcctagcaccccgtctcccctctgcctagcacccagtctcccctctgcctagcacccagtctcccctctgcctagcaccccgtctccccctctgcctagcaccccgtctcccctctgcctagcaccccgtctcccctctgcctagcaccccgtctcccctctgcctagcaccccgtctcccctctgcctagcaccccgtctcccctctgcctagtaccccgtctcccctctgcctagcaccctgtctcccctctgcctagcacccagtctcccctctgcctagcaccccgtctcccctctgcctagcaccccgtctcccctctgcCTAGCACCTCTCCCCCTGCCTTAGCACCCAGTCTCCCTCTGCCTAGCACCCAGTCTCCCCTCTGCCTGAGCACCCGACTCTCCCCTCTGCCTGCACCCCGAACCTCCCCTCTGCCTAGCACCCCACTGTCTCCCCTCTGCCTTagcaccccgtctcccctctgcCTAGCACCCACTGTCTCCCCTCTGCCTAAGCACCCCGCCTGCCTCCCCTCTGCCTagcaccccgtctcccctctgcCAAAGACCCTGGGAGGGACTGCCTagcaccccgtctcccctctgcctagcaccccgtctcccctctgcctagcaccccgtctcccctctgcCTAGCACCCCGAGAGGGACTGCCTAGCACCCCGTCTCCCCTTGCCTAGCAACCCGTCTCCCCTCTGCCTAGCACCCCGTCTCCCCCTCTGCCTAGCACCCCGAGAGGGACAGCCTagcaccccgtctcccctctgcctagcaccccgtctcccctctgcCTAGCACCCACTGTCTCCCCTCTGCCTAAGACCCTGAGTCTCCCCTCTGCCAGCACCCACTGTCTCCCCTTGCCTAGCACCCAGTCTCCCCTCTGCCTTAGcacccagtctcccagtcccactgTCTCCTCTGCCTTACCCAGTCTCCCCTCTGCCTAGCACCCAGTCTCCCCTCTGCCTTAGCACCCAGTCTCCCCTCTGCCTAACATCCCTAGCACCCCAGTCTCCCCTCTGCCTAAAGACCCCGTCTCCCCTCTGCCTAACCCCGAACCCCTGGGAGTCCGACCGTCCAGTCCCAGCGTGTCTCCTGTTACCAAAGACTGTttgcccgtctgtctgtccgttaCCTTGGAACCTTTGGGAGGTCAGAAGGGGATGTCCCACTGTCGTATTTTACCAAGCTGGGGAGGACCTGGACCTTCAGCCTCCATCATGATTTCACTGAGACCTGGTGGAGTTCCTCTAGATGAGGGCACCACGACTGTCCCACTGTCTCCTGTTACCAAAGAACCTGGGAGGGACAGACAATAACAGTCCCACTGTCTCCTGTTACCAAAGAACCTGGGAGGGACAGACAATAACAGTCCCACTGTCTCCTGTTACCAAAGACCCTGAGAGGGACAGACAATAACAGTCCCACTGTCTCCTGTTACCAAAGACCCTGGGAGGGACAGACAATAACAGTCCCACTGTCTCCTGTTGCCAAACAACCTGAGAGGGACAGACAATAACAGTCCCACTGTCTCCTGTTACCAAAGACCCTGAGAGGGACAGACAATAACAGTCCCCACTGTCTCCTGTTTACCAAACAACCTGAGAGGGACAGACAATAACAGTCCCACTGTCTCCTGTTACCAAACAACCTGAGAGGGACAGACAATAACAGTCCCACTGTCTCCTGTTACCAAACAACCTGAGAGGGACAGACAATAACAGTCCCACTGTCTCCTGTTACCAAAGAACCTGGGAGGGACAGACAATAACAGTCCCACTGTCTCCTGTTACCAAACAACCTGGGAGGGACAGACAATAACAGTCCCACTGTCTCCTGTTACAAAAGAACCTGAATGAGGGACAGACAATAGTGAGTGAGTCCCACTGTCTCCTGTTACCAAACAACCTGAGAGGGACAGACAATAACAGTCCCACTGTCTCCTGTTACCAAAGACCCTGGGCCCCTGTCTCCTGTTACCAAAGAACCTGGGAGGGACAGACAATAACAGTCCCACTGTCTCCTGTTACCAAAGACCCTGGGCCCCTGTCTCCTGTTACCAAAGAACCTGGGAGGGACAGACAATAACAGTCCCACTGTCTCCTGTTACCAAAGACCCGGAGAGGGACAGATCATAAACAGTCCCACTGTCTCCTGTTACCCAAGACCCTGAGAGGGACAGACAATAACAGTCCCACTGTCTCCTGTTACCAAAGACCCTGGGCCCCTGTCTCCTGTTACCAAAGAACCTGGGAGGGACAGACAATAACAGTCCCACTGTCTCCTGTTACAAAGAACCTGAGAGGGACAGACAATAACAGTCCCACTGTCTCCTGTTACCAAAGAACCTGAGAGGGACAGACAATAACAGTCCCACTGTCTCCTGTTACCAAAGAACCTGAGAGGGACAGACAATAACAGTCCCACTGTCTCCTGTTACCAAACACCCTGAGAGGGACAGACAATAACAGTCCCACTGTCTCCTGTTACCAAACAACCTGAGAGGGACAGACAATAACAGTCCCACTGTCTCCTGTTACCAAACAACCTGAGAGGGACAGACAATAACAGTCCCACTGTCTCCTGTTACCAAACAACCTGAGAGGGACAGACAATAACAGTCCCACTGTCTCCTGTTACCAAAGAACCTGGGAGGGACAGACAATAACAGTCCCACTGTCTCCTGTTACCAAAGAACCTGGAGGGACAGACAATGGTCCCACTGTCTCCTGTTACCAAACAACCTGAGAGGGACAGACAATAacagtgtctcctgttactgtctccTGTTACAAAGACCAGTCCCCTGTCTCCTGTTACCAAAAGAACCTGAGGAATGGACAGACAATAACAGTCCCACCATCTCCTGTTACCAAAGCCCTGGGCCCCTGGTCTCCAGGTTACCAAAGAACCTGGGAGGGACAGACAATGACAGTCCCACTGTCTCCTGTTACCAAATAGACCCTGGAAGGGACAGATGGCATAAACAGTCCCACTGTCTCCTGTTACCCAAGACCCTGGAGGGACAGACAATAACAGTCCCACTGTCTCCTGGATTACCAAAGACCCTAGGCCCCTGTCTCCTGTTACCAAAGAACCTGAGGAGGGACAGACAATAACAGTCCCACTGTCTCCTGTTACCAAAGAACCTGAGAGGAGCAGACAATAACAACACCCTTACTGTCTGATCCTGTTACTGACCCTTGTCTCCAACCAAAGAACCTGGAGGACAATAACAGTCCCACTGTCTCCTGTTACCCCTAAAGACCAGAgggttataatgggttataaTGAGTCAGTGTGTCAGTCCCAACACTGTTACTCTGCTGTTACCAAAGACCCTGAGAGGGACAGACACCAGGGtttgggtcagtgtgtctgtctgctgcagtaacaacactgtcattacTGCTACTGATCCCAGAGAGGGATGTACACACTGCTGTTTGTCATTTTGGGAGAAGTAGCATTTTCACCATGACAATGGTCATTATTACACACTGtggtttgtatgtgtgtataatgtatgtatgtatgtatgtatgtgtgtgtgtagggtgttacCTGTAGTGGGCGTTACAACACTGTTATTACTGCGTGTCCTCCACGTTAAACATCCTAGGAGAGAGGTTATAATGGGTGTAATGAGTCTGTGGAAACATAATAAATGTTATGTACTGTGTGATGAGTGAGATGTGTGACAGAGAGGGTGTATAAGGGTAtaatgggtctgtgtgtgtgtgtgtgtgttacctgtgtgctACTGATCCCCTGTGTGAACAGAGagggtgtaatgtgtgtgtgagtctgtgagtgagcgtgtgtgagagagatgtgtTCTGCCCCCCCTCCATTCTAACCATCATCACTCTTCAAGGCACTAAACGGAACATTTCTACCATGATGATAATAATGGACAATTATTCAAATGGAGCTTTTCAGGCAGCAGCCATGTGAATAACTACAGCCACTGTGAATAACTACAGCCACTGTGAATAACTACAGCCACTGTGAATAATGGGTACAGCCACTGTGAGCAGCCCGTAATAACTCAGCCACTGTGATAACTACAGCACTGTTAACCACTGTGAATCCTCATATAACACTGCAGCAGCCCAGTGGAGCCAAGAATACTCTGCTGTTACAGAATACTCTGCTGTTACAGAATACTCTGCTGTTACAGAATACTCTGCTGTTACAGAATACTCTGCTGTTACAGAATACTCTGCTGTTACAGGGTACTCTGCTGTTACAGAATACTCTGCTGTTACAGAATACTCTGCTGTTACAGAATACTCTGCTGTTACAGAATACTCTGCTGTTACAGAATACTCTGCTGTTACAGAATACTCTGCTGTTACAGAATACTCTGCTGTTACAGAATACTCTGCTGTTACAGGGTACTCTGCTGTTACAGAGACACTCTGCTGTTACAGGGTAATCTCTGCTGTTAAAGATTGACTGCTGCTGTACAGATACTCTGCTGTTACAACTTGCTGTTACAGAATACTCTGCTGTTACAGAATACTATCTGCTGTTACAGAATACTCTGCTGTTAAgaatttattgtcatgaatcttgctgTTACAGAATACTCTGCTGTTACAGGGTAAAGTCTGCTGTTACAGGGTACTCTGCTGTTACAGGGTACTCTGCTGTTGAAGAATACTCTGCTGTTAGGGGAAATGGAAGGTTTGGTGTCGGGAACAATAGGGTGTGGGTGGAAGGAAGGGAGGATGCTGGTTCTCTGGCACGGGCTctgtggctggtgtgtgtgtgtgtgtgtgtcattttaaAGTTATAAATACTACAGAAAGAACAGAGCTGCAATGGTTTCAATCAGAGACCATCTGTACTTCCTACCAATCACAGCCCTTCCCATGCTTCCTCTAGGTTTCCTCTGCAGACAGGTTCAATGCAGATCTGTGACGTACTGAAGGAATGATAGGATCCCAGCGAGCCAAGCTGGTTCAAACGTCAGAATAGGACAGAAATGTGTGATCGGGGGATGGCGTGTGTTTGGACCTTCGGGGGGAACCGTACAAGTCCTCTGGCCGTCCCAGGGCCGGGGTGCCCGTCAGTAGGATGGCCCGCCCACTGGCGTTTTGGATGAGTGGTACCAGTATCCTAGACCTGGCTGCGTTCCTGGACTTGAGGTAGTGGGActcatccaccaccaccacattaAACCTCTGTCTGGTCAGAGCCTCCACCAGGGGCGTGCATCTGTGGTGAGCACACTTTTACTGTTACCTTACTGCTACTGATccccctatataacacacagagggttataatgggttataaTGGGTGTGTGGTTAGCAGCCCGTAACTTAACACTGGGTTACCTTACTGCTACTGATccccctatataacacacagagagggttataatgggttataaTGAGTCTGTGGTGAGCAGGGTTAGACCGTAACCCAACACTGTTACCTTACTGCTACTGATccccctatataacacacagagggttataatgggttataaTGGGTCTGTGGTGAGCAGCCCGTTACCCAACACTGGGTTACCTTACTGCTACTGAtcccctatataacacacagagagggttataatgggttataaTTAGTCTGTGGGTTAGCAGTGTAACCCAACACTGTTACCTTAGGGCTAGCTGTGTGGTTATTACACACAGAGGGTTATAGAGTGTTATAATGGGTCTGTGGTTAGCAGTGTAACCCAACACTGTTACCTTACTGCTACTGAtcccctatataacacacaggtTTATAATGGGTTATAATGAGGGTCTGTGGTGAGCAGGGTTAGACATGGTTAACCCAACACTGTTACCTTAGACATTAGGGTTCCCCTGTATTAcacatagggttagggttatagaggtTATAATGGGTTATAGAGTGTTCTTAATGGGTCATTAGGGTTAGACCAGCCCGTTAACtggttagggttatagggttagccTCTGTAGAGTGGACAGAGACATTAGGGATTATCAATAATCTTAACAGTGAAAACATTGACTGCTGCTGTACTGATACTGTCAGGGTTGAACTAAATTGAttgaggttagacattagggttagcagtgtggttaaaggGTTCATTTAGCAGGAATGAAAATATCATTAGGGTTTGTGGTTTTACAATTTTAAACTGCAGGTTAacatttattgtcatgagtcttgtccAGGAGGCAGAACTGAAAGATCTCATTTAGGGTTAGACCAGTGCAAAGTCAACATTAGGGTTACTATGTTGTTAAAATCATTAGGGTTAAAAATGAGCTTTTTTAGGGTTAATTGAAGGTTAtagttagacattagggttagacattaaggttagacattagggttagacattagggttagacattagggttagacattagggttagacattagggttagcagtgtggttagggttagacattagggttagacattagggttagacattagggttagacattagggttagacattagggttagacattagggttagacattagggttagcagtgtggtaggttagacattagggttagtagtgtggttagggttagacattagggttagcagttagacattagggttagacattagggttaggggttaggttagacattagggttagacattagggttagacattagggttagcagtgtggttagggttagacattagggttagcagtgtggttaaggttagacattagggttagcagtgtggttagggttagacattagggttagcagtgtggttaaggttagggttagacattagggttagcagtgtggttagggttagacattagggttagcagtgtggttaaggttagacattagggttagcagtgtggttagggttagacattagggttagcagtgtggttagggttagacattagggttagcagtgtggttaaggttagacattagggttagcagtgtggttaaggttagacattagggttagcagtgtggttagggttagacattagggttagcagtgtggttaaggttagacattagggttagcagtgtggttaaggttagacattagggttagcagtgtggttaaggttagaaattagggttagcagtgtggttaaggttagaaattagggttagcagtgtggttaaggttagacattagggttagcagtgtgggttagggttaggttacattagggttagcagtgtggttaaggttagacattagggttagggttagacagtgtggttaaggttagacattagggttagcagtgtggttagggttagacattagggttagcagtgtggttaaggttagacattagggttagcagtgtggttaaggttagacattagggttagcagtgtggttaaggttagacattagggttagcagtgtggttaaggttagacattagggttagcagtgtggttaaggttagggttagacattagggttagcagtgtggttaaggttagacattagggttagcagtgtggttaaggttagacattagggttagcagtgtggttaaggttaggtttaagagttgatgactttgtggctgtgctagttagtgaccactctgcagaggtGCCTCTagaaaaaactaaaaacattaaCCTGCATTTTAACAGGTGGAGAACTTCAGTAGGGAAACCAGGACCACAACCAAGCAGCGCAGGAAAAGCAGACCTGAGTCCAGGTGAAGTTAACATGGGGTAACGTACAGCGTGTCACTCTTGGTCTCCACCAGGTTGATATCTCCAGGGTTGAGCTCAGggatccacctctccatctcctcgATCCAGGGGTACTTTAGAGAGGAGGGCACCACGATGAGCAGAGGCCACTCCTGTCTGTAGGCGTAGGCCACAGAGATCGCCT
This genomic window from Oncorhynchus nerka isolate Pitt River linkage group LG2, Oner_Uvic_2.0, whole genome shotgun sequence contains:
- the LOC115115339 gene encoding DNA annealing helicase and endonuclease ZRANB3-like; its protein translation is MSEVKDRDCDPQNSHVDRRWDSQLSVLPDKLQQRLMPFQKEGVKFALSKNGRCMIADEMGLGKTVQAISVAYAYRQEWPLLIVVPSSLKYPWIEEMERWIPELNPGDINLVETKSDTLGISSSKVTVLGYGGSVAVRCTPLVEALTRQRFNVVVVDESHYLKSRNAARSRILVPLIQNASGRAILLTGTPALGRPEDLYGSPRRSKHTPSPDHTFLSYSDV